From a region of the Theobroma cacao cultivar B97-61/B2 chromosome 8, Criollo_cocoa_genome_V2, whole genome shotgun sequence genome:
- the LOC18591651 gene encoding putative tRNA pseudouridine synthase Pus10 — translation MSNDTEPAQVSSVAAESHAGDCDAEMQLLEGAVRPLPYHVVKELLSVGVCARCVLRLFGIEEHIYCHSSFSQSMLGSILEEETSFKSEVEFQFCSVCLGVLQFSYCDDGEETVVKKESAKDMALSIAELVKQEGHQIDGFSLEVSVPPLILENESSLLSHMKKKYESEPWFQERLLLSKCHSVKDVLKFAITKPLETLLGVKASASSFRIRLTYTHKRASKKVQNSVERNQECKRRKTGTENALHNVNDESVIADKDCSGYSTIETNSVTGIFSNGVQDQETSEHFESPIEKVSEPCHLVYVCCRTHIYLCGRYLKYSRNVSQTRWIIDEERMGEASVEEIIGSNILPICQGDNYKFHAAGREDIDVRMLGSGRPFLLEIQNARQVPSELIVKEMESKINGLENKLVGVKNLKVVGSQGWALMHEGEAEKQKQYCALVWISRPLEDEDMQTISLLNDMKILQRTPIRVLHRRSPLEREKIIHWMKIERIAGSSQYFLLHLCTQAGTYIKEFVHGDLGRTQPSVGSILGCRAEILQLDVTDVKMDCFVTE, via the exons ATGTCCAACGATACCGAACCCGCGCAGGTTAGCTCAGTAGCAGCGGAGAGCCACGCCGGTGACTGCGACGCTGAGATGCAGCTTCTCGAAGGCGCCGTTCGGCCCTTGCCTTATCATGTCGTCAAGGAACTTTTGTCTGTCGGG GTTTGTGCGAGATGCGTCCTTCGGCTATTTGGTATCGAGGAGCATATTTATTGTCATTCCTCGTTTTCACAATCGATGCTCGGCTCAATTCTAGAAGAAGAAACTTCTTTTAAATCAGAAGTTGAGTTTCAATTCTGCAGCGTATGCTTAGGTGTATTGCAGTTCAGTTATTGCGATGATGGCGAAGAAACGGTGGTAAAAAAGGAGAGTGCAAAGGACATGGCTTTAAGCATTGCGGAGTTAGTGAAGCAAGAAGGGCATCAAATTGATGGATTCTCGCTAGAAGTTTCTGTTCCACCGCTTATCTTGGAAAACGAATCTTCGCTTTT GTCAcatatgaaaaagaaatatgaatCAGAGCCTTGGTTTCAAGAAAGGTTGTTGCTTTCCAAATGCCATTCTGTTAAGGATGTTCTGAAATTTGCTATAACAAAACCCCTTGAAACATTGTTG GGTGTTAAAGCTAGTGCAAGCTCCTTTCGAATTCGTTTGACTTACACTCACAAAAGGGCATCAAAAAAGGTTCAGAACTCTGTTGAGAGGAATCAGGAATGCAAAAGGCGAAAAACAG GCACTGAGAATGCGTTGCACAATGTTAATGATGAATCGGTGATTGCTGACAAAGATTGTTCTGGTTATTCTACCATTGAAACAAATTCTGTCACTGGAATATTTTCCAATGGCGTGCAAGATCAAGAAACTTCTGAACACTTTGAATCCCCCATAGAGAAG GTCAGTGAACCTTGCCACTTGGTATACGTTTGCTGCAGGACACATATTTACCTATGTGGTCGATATCTGAAG TACTCAAGAAATGTGAGTCAAACACGCTGGATAATTGATGAGGAAAGGATGGGAGAGGCATCTGTTGAG GAGATAATAGGTAGCAACATTCTTCCTATATGTCAGGGAGATAATTACAAGTTTCATGCTGCTGGCAGAGAAGATATTGAT GTTCGGATGTTGGGTTCAGGTAGGCCTTTTCTGCTTGAGATACAAAATGCCCGCCAAGTCCCATCAGAGCTGATTGTTAAGGAAATGGAATCAAAGATAAATGGCTTGGAGAATAAATTA GTTGGAGTTAAAAATCTTAAAGTGGTTGGCAGCCAGGGTTGGGCACTGATGCATGAAGGAGAAGCTGAGAAGCAG AAGCAATATTGTGCATTAGTGTGGATTTCTCGTCCGCTTGAGGATGAAGACATGCAAACCATATCTTTGCTCAATGACATG AAAATTCTGCAAAGGACCCCAATACGGGTGCTTCACCGTCGAAGTCCATTGGAACGTGAGAAAATTATACATTG GATGAAGATTGAGAGGATTGCTGGAAGCTctcaatattttcttttgcatCTCTGCACCCAG GCTGGAACTTATATTAAGGAATTTGTTCACGGTGATCTTGGGCGTACACAGCCAAG TGTTGGATCAATTCTAGGATGCAGAGCAGAGATACTGCAGCTGGATGTTACAGACGTGAAAATGGATTGTTTTGTGACTGAATGA
- the LOC18591649 gene encoding prolyl endopeptidase, with protein MGSLCVPEEPFGPLQYPNARRDESVVDDYHGVKVADPYRWLEDPDAEEAKEFVQKQVALTESVLGKCETRGKLRQKITELFDHPRYTVPFKRGNKYFYFHNTGLQAQNVLYMQDGLDGKPEVLLDPNTLSEDGTVSLKALSVSEEAKYLAYGLSSSGSDWVTIKVMRVEDKTGEPDALAWVKFSDISWTHDSKGFFYSRYPVPKDGENLDAGIETSVNVHHELYYHFLGTNQSEDILCWRDPENPKHMFTGSVTDDGKYLLLFIDEGCGPVNKLYYCDMSALPEGLEGFGVRNGPLPFVKLIDQFDARYHAVANDDSLFTFLTNKDAPKYKIVRVDLKEPSRWIDVVPEDEKAVLESACAVNGNQMIVSYMSVVKYVLQVRDLKTGSMLHKLPIDIGTVYGISARREDSTVLIGFTSFLTPGVIYQCNLGIEFPKMNIFREISVHGFDRSEFKINQVFVPSKDGTKIPMFIVGENNNKLDGSHPCLLYGYGGFNVSLTPSFSVSRIVLARHLGAFFCIANIRGGGEYGEEWHKAGALSNKQTCFDDFISAAEYLVSSGYTRPEKLCIEGGSNGGLLVGACINQRPDLFGCALAHVGVMDMLRFHKFTIGHAWTCDFGCSDREEDFHWLIKYSPLHNVRRPWEQHPGGLTQYASTMLLTADHDDRVVPLHSLKMLATMQYVLCKCLENSPQTNPIIGRIECKAGHGCGRPTNKLIDEAADRYSFMAKALGATWIE; from the exons ATGGGTTCTCTCTGCGTCCCAGAGGAGCCCTTTGGCCCTTTGCAGTATCCAAATGCTCGCAGGGACGAGTCTGTGGTTGATGATTATCACGGTGTTAAGGTGGCTGATCCTTATCGATG GCTTGAAGATCCTGACGCTGAAGAGGCAAAGGAGTTTGTGCAGAAACAGGTTGCTCTGACGGAATCAGTGCTTGGAAAGTGCGAAACTAGGGGTAAACTTCGCCAGAAAATCACAGAGCTCTTTGATCATCCACGCTACACCGTGCCGTTTAAGCGAgggaataaatatttttacttcCACAACACCGGGCTCCAAGCACAAAACGTCCTTTACATGCAG GATGGCTTGGATGGAAAACCAGAGGTCTTGCTTGACCCTAACACCCTTAGTGAGGATGGAACGGTGTCGTTGAAGGCCCTGTCCGTCAGTGAGGAAGCCAAGTACTTGGCTTACGGGCTTAGTTCGAGTGGAAGTGATTGGGTGACGATTAAAGTAATGCGAGTTGAGGATAAAACAGGGGAACCTGATGCTTTAGCATGG GTTAAGTTTTCGGATATCAGCTGGACACATGATAGCAAAGGGTTTTTCTATAGCCGCTATCCAGTGCCCAA AGATGGAGAAAACCTTGATGCTGGTATAGAAACGAGTGTTAACGTTCATCATGAGCTGTACTATCATTTTCTTGGTACAAATCAATCTGAAGACATTCTATGCTGGAGAGATCCTGAAAATCCTAAGCACATGTTTACTGGAAGTGTGACGGATGATGGGAAG TATCTTCTCTTGTTCATTGATGAAGGCTGTGGCCCTGTCAATAAACTGTACTACTGCGACATGTCTGCACTTCCTGAAGGTCTCGAAGGTTTCGGGGTACGAAATGGCCCGCTCCCGTTTGTTAAGTTGATAGATCAATTCGACGCACGGTATCATGCGGTTGCCAATGATGATTCCTTGTTTACTTTCTTGACAAACAAAGATGCTCCGAAATATAAAATAGTCCGAGTTGATCTCAAGGAACCGAGTAGGTGGATTGATGTTGTTCCAGAGGATGAAAAAGCTGTTCTGGAATCAGCATGTGCTGTAAACGGCAATCAGATGATTGTAAGTTATATGAGCGTGGTGAAGTATGTGCTCCAAGTAAGGGATTTGAAAACAGGTTCCATGCTGCATAAGTTGCCCATTGACATCGGAACTGTTTATGGGATTTCTGCTCGTCGTGAAGACAGCACGGTTTTAATCGGTTTTACTAGCTTTCTCACTCCTGGTGTTATATACCAATGCAACTTAGGGATTGAGTTTCcaaaaatgaatatatttcGTGAAATTAGTGTGCATGGATTCGATCGCTCAGAGTTCAAAATCAATCAG gTTTTCGTACCGAGTAAGGACGGTACCAAGATCCCAATGTTCATTGTTGGCGAGAACAATAATAAATTGGATGGATCACACCCCTGTTTGTTGTATGGATATGGTGGATTTAACGTCAGCCTCACACCATCATTTAGTGTTAGTCGTATTGTGCTTGCTAGGCATCTTGGTGCCTTTTTCTGCATTGCAAACATTCGTGGTGGTGGGGAGTATGGAGAGGAATGGCACAAAGCTGGAGCCTTATCCAACAAGCAAACTTGCTTCGATGACTTCATTTCTGCTGCAGAGTATCTAGTATCTTCTGGGTATACTCGGCCTGAAAAATTATGTATTGAAGGGGGAAGCAACGGTGGGCTTTTAGTTGGGGCTTGCATAAATCAG AGACCTGATCTTTTCGGCTGTGCTTTGGCTCATGTTGGTGTGATGGACATGCTGCGATTTCACAAGTTCACCATAG GCCATGCTTGGACTTGTGATTTTGGCTGTTCGGACAGAGAAGAAGACTTCCACTGGCTTATCAA GTACTCACCATTGCATAATGTAAGGAGACCATGGGAGCAACATCCTGGGGGACTGACACAGTATGCATCTACTATGCTATTGACTGCAGATCACGACGATCGAGTCGTTCCATTACATTCACTGAAGATGTTGGCA ACAATGCAATATGTTCTGTGTAAGTGCTTGGAGAACAGTCCCCAGACAAACCCGATTATTGGACGCATTGAGTGTAAGGCCGGACATGGATGTGGACGTCCAACAAATAAATTG ATTGATGAAGCTGCTGACAGGTATAGCTTCATGGCTAAGGCGTTGGGAGCAACTTGGATCGAGTAG
- the LOC18591650 gene encoding prolyl endopeptidase: protein MTGRLGNVGPNLLAKVSAGPKSCLYHNPFSKLRQPSVRSTARFMGSLSALKEPLDYPIARRDDSVVDDYHGVKVADPYRWLEDPDAEEVKEFVQKQVKLTESVLEKCEARDKLRDEITKLFDHPRYDVPFKQNNKYFYFHNTGLQAQNVLYVQDSLEGEAEVLLDPNTLSEDGTVSLSTPSVSEDAKYLAYALSSSGSDWVTIKVMRVEDKSAEPDTLSWVKFSGISWTHDSKGFFYSRYPAPKEGGNIDAGTETDSNLNHELYYHFLGTDQSEDILCWRDPENPKHLIDGSVTDDGKYLLLSIGESCDPVNKLYYCDMSSLPEGLEGFRKKNGPLPFVKLIDQFDAQYQAIANDDTVFTFLTNKDAPKYKLVRVDLKEPSNWIDVIPEAEKDVLESAYAVNVNQMIISYLSDVKYVLQIRDLKTGLLLHQLPIDIGSVYGISARRKDSVAFIGFTSFLTPGIVYQCNIGTEVPDMKIFREITVPGFDRSEYEVTQVFAQSKDGTKIPMFIVGKKNVNLDGSHPCLLYGYGGFNISLTPTFSVSRIVLTRHLGAFICIANIRGGGEYGEEWHKAGALSNKQNCFDDFISAAEYLISAGYTQSKKLCIEGASNGGLLIGACINQRPDLFGCALAHVGVMDMLRFHKFTIGHAWTSDYGCSDKEEEFHWLIKYSPLHNVRRPWEQHPGQPLQYPPTMLLTADHDDRVVPLHSLKLLATMQYVLCTSLEKSPQTNPIIGRIECKAGHGAGRPTQKMIDEAAERFGFMAKMLGASWVE from the exons ATGACGGGCCGACTGGGAAACGTCGGTCCCAATCTATTAGCAAAAGTCTCAGCTGGGCCGAAGAGCTGCCTCTACCACAACCCTTTTTCTAAGCTGCGGCAGCCGTCAGTTCGTTCGACTGCTAGATTCATGGGTTCGCTTTCTGCCTTGAAAGAGCCGTTAGACTACCCAATTGCTCGCAGAGACGACTCTGTCGTCGACGATTACCATGGCGTTAAGGTTGCGGACCCTTATCGATG GCTTGAAGATCCTGATGCTGAGGAAGTGAAGGAGTTTGTTCAGAAACAGGTGAAATTAACTGAATCGGTGCTTGAAAAATGCGAAGCAAGGGATAAGCTTCGCGACGAAATTACCAAGCTTTTTGATCACCCGCGTTACGATGTCCCATtcaagcaaaacaacaagtaTTTCTACTTCCACAACACTGGACTCCAAGCCCAAAATGTCCTTTATGTTCAG GATAGTTTGGAAGGAGAAGCAGAGGTTTTGCTTGACCCCAACACGCTCAGTGAGGATGGAACAGTGTCGTTGAGCACGCCGTCTGTGAGTGAGGATGCTAAGTACTTGGCTTATGCGCTTAGTTCCAGTGGCAGTGATTGGGTGACCATTAAAGTTATGCGAGTTGAGGATAAGTCAGCTGAGCCTGATACTTTATCATGG GTGAAGTTTTCGGGTATAAGTTGGACCCATGATAGCAAAGGGTTTTTCTATAGTCGTTATCCAGCACCCAA AGAGGGAGGAAATATAGATGCTGGGACAGAGACTGATTCTAACCTTAATCATGAGCTATACTATCATTTTCTCGGTACGGATCAATCTGAAGATATTTTATGCTGGAGAGATCCTGAAAATCCTAAGCACTTGATTGATGGCAGTGTTACAGATGATGGAAAG TATCTTCTCCTGTCTATTGGGGAGAGTTGTGACCCTGTCAATAAACTATACTACTGTGACATGTCCTCACTTCCTGAAGGTCTTGAAGGTTTCAGGAAAAAAAATGGCCCTCTCCCGTTTGTTAAGTTAATAGATCAATTTGATGCACAGTATCAAGCCATTGCAAATGATGACACAGTTTTTACTTTCCTTACCAATAAAGACGCCCCCAAATATAAACTAGTCCGGGTAGATCTGAAGGAACCAAGTAACTGGATTGATGTGATCCCAGAGGCTGAAAAAGATGTGCTTGAATCAGCATATGCTGTCAATGTTAATCAAATGATTATTAGTTACCTAAGTGATGTGAAGTATGTGCTGCAAATAAGGGATTTGAAAACAGGATTGCTGCTGCATCAGTTGCCAATTGACATTGGGTCTGTTTATGGGATTTCAGCACGGCGGAAAGACAGTGTTGCTTTTATTGGTTTTACCAGCTTTCTTACTCCCGGTATTGTATATCAGTGCAACATTGGCACTGAGGTTCCAGATATGAAGATATTCCGTGAAATTACTGTGCCAGGATTTGATCGCTCAGAGTATGAAGTCACTCAG GTATTTGCGCAAAGTAAGGATGGTACCAAGATCCCTATGTTCATTGTGGGCAAGAAGAATGTTAATTTGGATGGATCACACCCCTGTTTGTTGTATGGATATGGTGGATTTAACATTAGTCTCACACCCACATTTAGTGTGAGTCGTATTGTACTTACAAGGCATCTGGGTGCTTTTATCTGCATTGCCAACATTCGTGGTGGTGGAGAATATGGAGAGGAATGGCATAAGGCTGGTGCTCTTTCCAATAAGCAAAATTGCTTTGATGACTTTATTTCTGCTGCTGAGTATCTTATATCTGCTGGCTACACTCAGTCCAAAAAGTTGTGTATTGAAGGTGCAAGTAATGGTGGGCTTCTCATTGGGGCTTGCATAAACCAG AGACCTGATCTTTTTGGTTGTGCTTTGGCTCATGTTGGTGTGATGGACATGCTGCGATTTCACAAGTTCACCATTG GCCATGCATGGACATCTGATTATGGCTGTTCGGACAAGGAGGAAGAGTTTCACTGGCTAATCAA GTACTCACCACTACATAATGTACGAAGACCATGGGAACAGCATCCTGGTCAGCCATTGCAGTACCCGCCTACTATGCTATTGACTGCTGATCACGATGACCGAGTTGTGCCATTACACTCGTTGAAATTATTGGCA ACAATGCAATATGTTCTGTGCACGAGCTTAGAGAAGAGCCCCCAGACCAACCCAATTATCGGCCGCATTGAATGTAAGGCTGGACATGGAGCCGGACGCCCAACGCAGAAAATG ATTGATGAAGCTGCTGAGCGATTTGGTTTCATGGCAAAGATGTTGGGTGCATCTTGGGTTGAGTAG
- the LOC18591648 gene encoding rop guanine nucleotide exchange factor 1, translated as MASVSSEEGFDQISERFESYSLSADVSESESSSGYSSCRHFDQEGGSTSLTSSSLAGPEFVDGSSFAARVPVMLPVVGGRHVVIPAKKAEVPEADTSEVEMMKERFAKLLLGEDMSGGRKGVCTALAISNAITNLSASVFGELWKLEPLPPQRKLMWRREMDWLLCVSDYIVELKPSLQEFPAGGTFEVMVARPRSDLYVNLPALKKLDAMLLSILDGFRNSEFHYADRGIVIADTDEIEAFPSYLSSGRPSVRHEEKWWLPFPKVPPTGLSEDTRKRLQQCRECTNQILKAAMAINSSVLAEMEIPSAYLDSLPKCGKDCLGEVMYRYLTADQFSPECLLDYLDLSSEYTTLEIANRIEASVHIWKQKYLKKRSLRAKVGKASWGGKVKGFVVDIEKSKVLTQRAETLLQNLKLRFPGLPQTSLDGSKIQYNKDVGQSILESYSRVIESLAFNITARIDDLLYVDDATKQRAAAESMPLYDQGRFGGALPKQRLVSPSPFLFEHAPSGSPCAMRASYTSDVIGESPDRRIYHPLHYGNLRDPLDGSLERVAF; from the exons ATGGCGAGCGTTTCGTCTGAGGAAGGTTTCGATCAAATAAGCGAGCGGTTCGAGAGTTACAGTTTGAGCGCCGACGTGAGCGAATCGGAGAGCTCGAGCGGGTATTCTTCGTGTCGTCATTTTGACCAAGAAGGCGGTTCGACTTCTTTGACCTCTTCGTCGCTCGCAGGACCGGAGTTCGTTGACGGTTCTAGTTTTGCCGCGCGGGTTCCCGTGATGTTGCCGGTTGTCGGTGGTAGACACGTGGTCATTCCTGCGAAGAAGGCGGAGGTACCTGAGGCAGACACGTCCG AGGtagaaatgatgaaggaaaggTTTGCTAAACTTCTGCTTGGAGAAGATATGTCAGGTGGAAGGAAAGGAGTTTGTACTGCTCTTGCCATCTCAAATGCCATTACAAATCTTTCTG CTTCTGTGTTCGGGGAACTATGGAAGTTAGAGCCACTACCACCGCAAAGGAAGTTGATGTGGCGTAGAGAGATGGACTGGCTTTTGTGTGTAAGTGATTACATAGTGGAGCTTAAACCATCATTGCAAGAGTTTCCTGCTGGGGGAACCTTTGAAGTTATGGTGGCCCGGCCACGCTCAGATCTATACGTAAACCTTCCAGCGCTCAAGAAACTTGATGCAATGCTGCTCAGCATTCTTGATGGCTTTCGTAATTCTGAGTTTCATTATGCTGATCGTGGGATAGTTATTGCTGATACGGATGAAATTGAAGCATTTCCTTCATATTTGTCATCTGGGAGGCCTTCTGTTAGACATGAAGAGAAGTGGTGGCTCCCATTTCCTAAGGTTCCCCCTACTGGTTTATCTGAAGATACAAGGAAGAGATTGCAGCAGTGTAGGGAATGTACAAACCAGATCCTTAAGGCTGCTATGGCAATTAACAGCAGCGTGTTGGCTGAGATGGAAATCCCAAGTGCTTACCTGGACAGCCTGCCCAAG TGTGGGAAAGATTGTTTGGGGGAGGTCATGTATCGTTACTTAACTGCTGACCAGTTCTCCCCTGAGTGTCTTCTTGATTACTTAGACCTGTCATCAGAATACACTACTCTGGAAATAGCAAATAGGATTGAGGCTTCTGTGCACATTTGGAAAcagaaatacttaaaaaagcGTTCACTTCGTGCAAAGGTTGGAAAGGCATCATGGGGTGGAAAGGTCAAGGGCTTCGTTGTCGACATAGAAAAGAGTAAGGTTCTAACTCAGCGGGCAGAGACCCTCTTACAGAACTTAAAGCTACGGTTTCCAGGCCTTCCACAGACTTCTTTGGACGGGAGCAAGATACAATATAACAAG GATGTAGGACAATCAATTCTTGAGAGCTACTCTAGAGTCATCGAAAGCCTAGCTTTCAACATAACGGCAAGGATTGATGATCTGCTATATGTGGACGATGCCACAAAACAACGTGCAGCAGCAGAGTCAATGCCTCTGTATGACCAGGGGCGATTTGGTGGTGCTCTTCCGAAACAAAGGCTGGTATCACCCAGTCCTTTCTTATTCGAACATGCTCCTTCTGGGAGTCCATGCGCGATGAGAGCATCCTACACTTCAGATGTCATAGGTGAAAGCCCTGATAGGAGGATTTACCACCCTTTACATTATGGCAATCTTAGAGACCCTCTGGATGGCTCACTCGAAAGGGTTGCGTTTTGA